The following are encoded in a window of Castanea sativa cultivar Marrone di Chiusa Pesio chromosome 5, ASM4071231v1 genomic DNA:
- the LOC142633562 gene encoding U-box domain-containing protein 8: MATNHQFPDDFKCPISLEIMSDPVILSSGHTFDRVSIQRWLDAGHRTCPITKLPLPENPSLIPNHALRSLISNFALVSPPKPRPYPEPQALISRLTSVSSSLDSRLNSLDQLTKLSKRDSAFRRKITESGAVSAVLNCIGSSENPILQEKSLSLLLNLSLDDDNKVGLVAEGAIGRVVESLQTGSADSRAVAATILTSLAVVEVNKATIGEFPYAISALVSLLREGKVREKKEAATALYALCSYPDNRRRAAQCGAVPILVGIADSGIERAIEVLGLLGKSKEGREAMERVNGLVRVLVRVLKNGSSRGVEYALLTFSSLCCYSEEMCVEARREGVLEICMGLVEDENENEKIKRKASSLVEVLRGNHS, from the coding sequence atggcTACTAATCATCAGTTTCCGGACGATTTCAAGTGCCCGATTTCGCTTGAAATAATGTCCGACCCGGTTATCCTCTCATCGGGTCACACCTTCGATCGTGTCTCGATCCAACGGTGGTTAGACGCCGGTCACCGCACTTGTCCAATTACCAAACTACCCCTCCCGGAAAACCCATCTCTCATCCCCAACCACGCTCTCCGCAGCCTCATTTCCAATTTTGCCCTCGTATCCCCGCCGAAACCACGGCCTTACCCCGAGCCCCAAGCCTTAATCTCCAGGCTCACCTCGGTTTCTTCGTCTCTTGACTCGAGGCTCAACTCGCTCGACCAGCTCACTAAACTGTCAAAGCGCGACTCAGCGTTTCGCCGAAAAATCACCGAGTCGGGAGCCGTATCGGCCGTTTTGAACTGTATCGGCTCGTCCGAAAACCCGATTCTGCAGGAGAAATCGCTCTCTCTGCTTCTCAATCTGAGTCTCGACGACGACAACAAGGTGGGTCTCGTCGCGGAGGGCGCGATCGGCCGGGTCGTGGAGTCTTTGCAAACCGGTTCGGCCGATTCGCGCGCAGTGGCGGCGACGATCTTGACGAGCCTGGCGGTTGTGGAGGTGAACAAAGCGACGATCGGCGAGTTCCCGTACGCGATAAGCGCGTTGGTGTCGCTTCTGCGCGAGGGCAAAGTGCGTGAGAAGAAAGAGGCGGCGACTGCGCTCTACGCGCTCTGCTCGTACCCCGACAATCGGCGCCGCGCGGCGCAATGCGGGGCGGTGCCGATTCTCGTGGGAATTGCCGATTCGGGAATCGAGAGGGCAATTGAGGTGTTGGGTCTTTTGGGAAAGAGCAAAGAAGGGAGGGAGGCGATGGAAAGAGTTAATGGGTTGGTGAGGGTTTTAGTGAGGGTTTTGAAGAATGGGAGCTCGAGAGGGGTGGAGTATGCGTTGTTAACATTTAGTTCTTTGTGTTGTTATAGCGAAGAAATGTGTGTGGAGGCAAGGAGAGAAGGGGTTTTGGAGATTTGTATGGGTTTGGTGGAGgatgagaatgagaatgagaagATTAAGCGAAAAGCTTCGAGTTTGGTTGAGGTTTTGCGTGGAAATCACTCTTAG